CACCTCCAATTTATTACTGCCCacttccgtgtggccgtttCAATTGAATCTATCTCCCCGGGGGAGCGTCGGTTTTGATTGACACCCTGTTGTCGATCGGACACTCCAAAAACGCGGCCACGCGGGAGCCGCAAGTGGATACGAAACACAATTTCGTCATTATCGAGCGATTCTTCAATTCGCCACCGAAGTTCATTATGTTGTTGATTTAAACCATCAAAACccggcttcggctccggcCCGCCGGAAGCTAACGAACCGAGCGCACGGTGTCCTAACAAGCCGGGAACTTAATTAAGCCTAGCCAAAGAAGGGCGCCTCATTACTCAACCTGTCCGACCATCTTCGCGGCCGGCGAAGCTTTCTTTGCCGTTGTTGCTaccccggagccggatcaCTAATCGGACCCCGGAGGGGGACAATCGAGAGCCgataaaagggaaaacaagGACACGGCGCCGAGGCACCGGGTTGAGTTATGGCCTTCGCCATCGCGAAGCCCCGTTGAAGGATGTTGTTGATTTCGGCTGGACCTAGAGATTGGCGCTCAGTGCGTCGCCACCTGTTACCACCCACCGAACCACCTTTGGAGTGTcaaggcagaaagagagagacactgggagagagagagagagcagaaagATAATTACCACTTGTAGCGTAATCCTTTCCGGTGTGCGCAGCCCGCGCGCACTCGCCGGCGCCGTAACCCACCGTCCCACCGTTCCGCCGCCAGTCCACCGCATCCGGCCCGCAGTCACAggggaacggtggtggtgggggaaATTCGAAAATCTCATTAATTTTTACGCTCGACCCGGAACTTCCGGAGCGTGTTCGTGGTGGACGCCAGACGCGCGCTTCGACCGAAAATTCCCCAGGTGGTGAGACCGGTGGTGAGACCGGTGGTGACGGGAGCGGGGGCGATGGTGTCACATAACGCCACCGAGCCAGTGCATCCTGTgccagtgccggtggtggtggtggtggcggcggtggtgaggGCGTCGGGCCCGATGCGCCCATCCGATAATGACTGCGAACGCTTTTATTATCATAATTATAGTCGGACCGCTCCGTTGGGCCGGATCCTGGCGGGGTGCACGGGACCGGGCGCGGGGAGTAGCAATCCGGTAGGGGCGCAACATGTGGCccggccccaccaccacccggcgggTTGCTGGTTCCTGCGGTGAAGAAGTCTGTCGCCAGCGGATCGACCGGAGATCGGGTGGGCGAGGGGTCGCAGCGCGAGGCGGTGTGATTGGCGTGGACGGGCGGCATCTCGGTCACGGACACCCGTTGACAGCTGGCTGACCGAGCCGCCGGAGCACCCGTcacggccaacggtggtcgttgctggtgatgtatttgatttgaatttaaattaatccaATTACGATTTGGCTGATTTGATGCATTTAACACCGACGGGTCGTGCGGCGGGCCGTGTGACGGGGGGCCGCGGGAATCCGGCCTCGGGTCGccatccggatccggcggcCCATCCGTCAACGCCGCCGTCACGCCGCTGTCTGTAATTAGTTTTTCATTGTAATTACAAATGGCGTCCACTGTGCCGGGGCTTTCCGCGGCCAGCCGATCGTCGCGACCACCGCCGTCCAGTTTGTCCTGGTGGGGGTGGGTGGGAAAGCACCACCGATCGGGGGCGGGTCGGTCGGCGAGCGGAAACCTTGCTGCTGGCGGTCCCGACTGTTTGTCGATGTAATTAGTGGTCAGCTGACCGAACGGCTCTGTCAAACCGGTGGCGCCATCTGGCGGCTCGGCCAGTGACGGGTCACTCCGCACGTCGATATTGAAATTCAGAACCATATTTGAATTTATATTGAATCCGCCGTgctcgacgtcgtcgtcgtgatggtCGTAGGCCAAGGAGTGCCCGGAGTCCTCACCGGTCCGGTACATTCGGTCCGTGCAATCGCTGacgtcggccaccgtcgggtaGCGTTGGAGTGTGACCGAGACGCCGACAacggaaccaccgccgccgccaacaccTCCCGCAGCAGGTCGAGAGACAGGACGTCCGGGTGGTTTCAGCTTGAGCGGTGGCTTACCATCGAGACCGTCTTGTCGGAGGGCGCCAGATGGCGCTGATTCAGGACGCTCCCGCAACAACGGAGACGCCCGGCCCTGGACAGATTTACTTCGCTCCGGCATCGCTGGTGTCACGCTTCTTCGCTCCAGAACCAGCAACGTCGTTCTGGGCGATAACCCGCGGCACTCCAGCTCCGACACCACCACGGGGCTTCTCCGCAGCAGACCTACGATCGCGTCCAGCTCCTGGCCAATCAGCTTATCCACCAGCGGCAGGTAGTACCGTCTCGGTGGTGGAACCGGAGGCTCCGGAGGGTGCTTCGCAGGGACAGGCTTCGCGCTGGTCGCAACCGCTGGTCGGTGACCCCAGTCCGTGAGCAGGACATTTTCCTTATCGAACAGCGTCCGAAGTGGGTCGATTTTATGCTGTCGCCGCACACGCTGGTCGAAGTACACACTGTCCTGGCTCCCGTACCGACGGTTTCCGATGGCAAACTCGTCGGACTCGTTGGACTTGGCTTTGGAAGCGAGCGTCCTTCCCTGTGGCGAATGGTTAACCGTTTCCGTCTCCCGCTCggtggctttcggtggccaaaagttGTCACACGATCGGTGCCGGCGTTGCAGGGGCCGACGGTTGATCTTCAGGACCGTTTCCCGGTCGATGCAGGCCGTCGGAGGGGACGCACGCCGTTGACGGGCGCGTCCTTGCCGTTCCAAACCGGCTACGAGTGCCGGTCGAGGAGTGCGGGAGAAAGTAAACGCGAAACATCCTTATTACTGACCGTGCTTTCTTAGCTTTCCGGGGCCGTCAAGGCAATAACGTACCGGATGAAGGaccacacgacacacacgttTACGGTTTATTTACACTCACTGTTTTCgtcacaaaacacacacacgcacacttgaGCTAGTGTTACAGCGGCACTACGGTGGTGAGATTACGACAGATTGGACAGAGGTTTTAATCAAAGAAGTAAGACTTGAACGGAACAAAAATGGTTGCATCTTGCGCAATTGATTGGTTCGAGTTGTCTAAGATGGTCAATGTGAGCTTTTTATATTGTATGAAAACACAGGATGTCATCAATTATCATATAATTATCATGTAACTATGATGTGATTGTCATGTAATTTCTAATCGAGCGACTTTGCGAAAGGTAAATGTTTTTACATTGCTTctttaatgtaatttttatattttcattcaacatttaaacaaacattggGCCTTTTTTGAATGTAATTTTCTGAAGTTTCGAAATAGTTTCATAAAATGTTCTTTCTAGAATTATTATCACAAACTTTTCTTCTTATCGTGGGTAATTTGAGTAATCAGAGTAAACATTTTGTGGTTTTTAGCGCTAAACTTTATGAAGTCATTGCTATAAACAGGAATCATTGCTATAATTTACAGGAGCTGTTTTAGAAGCagaaccatttttttcgtGTGAAAAAATTCTTACCCACAAATCAATGCCCAGTGTAACGTCAATAGAACCATGAACCCAAATAGTGCTAGGTCTGAGACAAACATTCAGGCCACGCAGTCCATTGTATTTCTGACACGTTATCAAAGACGCGTGTAGTTTGGATTGAAAGTTAAATGATCAAATTTTGAATGGTTTGCTTAAACGTTTTTCGAAACTTATTCAACTAAAAATAATAAGTCGGAGAGTAAATTATTTGGGCAAGTTGTAGCCTCATAAAGTCTTCTTCACCAATTCTTAAAAATATTTGCCTATAAGCTATCGTTAAATTGTTAAAGACAAATGCCGTCCTTATGCCGATCCTTGACAAAATCACAGCAGCGTTTGCTGAAGTATGACAATCAACGCTATCCAGTGATAAAGAGAACGAGTACCTGCTTTACATGAACCTATAGCACATAACGGGTCCTGTTATGTTGCCCACTGAATCTTGCGAATGGAATACATGAGTACGGCAGCAAATCGTGATGGGCGCATTCTTTAGaattgtttttcgcttcccttcCCTATTCATCGCAAAAATGATCCTGATCGGAACTTCAAAGGAGAAGCAGCGGCGGTTTCAGTGCTCCTACCATGAACTGGCGGTTTGATGCGCGCTTCGTCGATTGCTTCAACAATCTCCGCGAAGAGACGCGAACTTGCGATGGCAAGGGTTTCGAGTATCGAACTCACCAACGTCCTGTGGCTCTGTTGTCGTGTTTCAGAGCCCGCCAAACCAATTACTAACTCGCAAATCGTGCTCGAAAGCCTGCGAAGGCGGAATTCCTCGATAGCGATGCCCCGAGTGTCGCCGAGAAACCGCGCATTCCACTGTTGAATGTCGTCGTTCTCGAAGCGGCTCAAGTAACGTCGCACTCGTTAGTTAAATGTGATCCCGACGCATGATTGTAAGTGACGGCATTGTTTCCAAAAAgctatattttttttttcaaaaggATCGAACCTTGGCGCCGGAACTTTGCCACTGCCAGAGTGCTTTCGAAAGCGTTTGCCGTCGCCTCATTTGCACATCACGCGTCAAGTAGCGTAGCGACAGCTGGCGTCGATGATGGTGTCCCATGCGCTGCGGCACATCCCGACCCGCTTCGATGGGCCTCCTCACGTAGTGTTTCCTTTGCGCTCGTGCCTCGTGCCGTGAAGCACACTCGATCAGCCATGCATCAACACCCGCGGCCACAGCCCAACGCGTCCCGGCCCGGAAAAGCTTACATTTTTTCGTAATTAATTCGAGCTCCCGGAGATCACCCCGATGTCCTTGGTCCCCCGAGTGTGCGCACGTGTGTGCATTAAGTGGTGTGAAATGATGATTGATACGAATGCATCTCGTC
The DNA window shown above is from Anopheles cruzii unplaced genomic scaffold, idAnoCruzAS_RS32_06 scaffold00765_ctg1, whole genome shotgun sequence and carries:
- the LOC128276229 gene encoding uncharacterized protein LOC128276229, producing GLERQGRARQRRASPPTACIDRETVLKINRRPLQRRHRSCDNFWPPKATERETETVNHSPQGRTLASKAKSNESDEFAIGNRRYGSQDSVYFDQRVRRQHKIDPLRTLFDKENVLLTDWGHRPAVATSAKPVPAKHPPEPPVPPPRRYYLPLVDKLIGQELDAIVGLLRRSPVVVSELECRGLSPRTTLLVLERRSVTPAMPERSKSVQGRASPLLRERPESAPSGALRQDGLDGKPPLKLKPPGRPVSRPAAGGVGGGGGSVVGVSVTLQRYPTVADVSDCTDRMYRTGEDSGHSLAYDHHDDDVEHGGFNINSNMVLNFNIDVRSDPSLAEPPDGATGLTEPFGQLTTNYIDKQSGPPAARFPLADRPAPDRWCFPTHPHQDKLDGGGRDDRLAAESPGTVDAICNYNEKLITDSGVTAALTDGPPDPDGDPRPDSRGPPSHGPPHDPSVLNASNQPNRNWINLNSNQIHHQQRPPLAVTGAPAARSASCQRVSVTEMPPVHANHTASRCDPSPTRSPVDPLATDFFTAGTSNPPGGGGAGPHVAPLPDCYSPRPVPCTPPGSGPTERSDYNYDNKSVRSHYRMGASGPTPSPPPPPPPPPALAQDALARWRYVTPSPPLPSPPVSPPVSPPGEFSVEARVWRPPRTRSGSSGSSVKINEIFEFPPPPPFPCDCGPDAVDWRRNGGTVGYGAGECARAAHTGKDYATS